A window of Rosa rugosa chromosome 7, drRosRugo1.1, whole genome shotgun sequence genomic DNA:
TGCAATGTGCAAATCACGCTTAATAAGCACTGATGGTATATAAAATCTATCTGGCAGCAATATAATATGAAACCTTTCATTACTCATATCAAACGAAACGATCACTTGCCTAATGATTTCCTGTTCAATTGTGTCGATGAATTCCTTATTTTGCTCATGTCCTAACCAATAACAAATTCCCTTGAAGTACTCATGGAAAACATCAGGCCAAAAGTTGGTAGTTTCTGTTTCTAAATAATCAATGGTGATGTTTCTCCAAGAATCAGTACTTGGAGTGTATACCTCTGCTTTAGGAGGATTAATAACAAGACGCTCACCATAACTTTCTTCACCGCAAGATCCAATGTTGACAATTTTAAAATCATTAGCTTTGGGATCATAGCCAAATCCAACAATCTCTGAGGTCGTATCTTGAAGGCACGACTCGGGAAGAATCTTGAATTCCTTGGTTGCAGGATTGCATAAGACAAGGTCACCGGTATAAATAATAAGGCAAATGATCCCCTCACAATGACctactatatatatagattcaCCAGGTTCTACCTCAATAAATGGTCCTTTACCAAGTATTCCTATAGAAGGCGGCAAATGAAAGTCCTCCACAATAGGATTAAGGTCATCATCGTCACCGTTATCCTTGCGAAGATTAAAGAATGAAAGTAGAATTTCCTCATTGTTAGTTCCGGTTCTACTTTTGACAGAACGCTTGAGAAAGATGCTAGTGGAGGAGCAAAGTTGGTTGTACAACTGGAGGTGCTTGCCTACAAACGAAGAATTGTTGATCAGAGCAGACCATGATTTATGGACGCACTTGAATCGGACCAGCGATTTGGGAGGCAATCTTGATAGGACATGCACCATCATCTCCTTTGGCATTTTGCAACACTTCACCATTTCTGCTACGAATTTCTGCCTTCTTTTCAATTTGATAAGAATAAAATGAATCTGACATTAAAGAGATAAATTTGAAAAGAAACGCCTCAATAAGGATGGTAGGGATACTCATGTGTGAAAAATGAATTAAGCAATCTCGTTTACCACATATGAAGAGGCAATGAATTTCCTTCACAACTTTACTTGCTATATCTGAGACTCAATTACAATTATAAGCACAGTAAGACGCTTTTTATGGTATGTCAGGTTATGTTGCCCTTGGCGTTAGCTAAGTGGTGAGGTGGGGTTGGGaaatgtaaccaaaaaaaaaaaattgtatttgaAAAAAATGTTGGAtataaaaagaaatttttttgttattgtAACTTTGAACTACCAAATGAAACTTTTAGTTGCCAAAGTATTCAGTGACAGAATTTGGTCATATAAACACATTTAGGGCGGCCAACTAGCTAGTGACTATTCTAAATAGTCACTAAAAAACagtttttatattaaaaaaaaaaactattgaggCCTAAAACTAAAAAGACCTTTATGGAGACCAGTGTATCACGACTTTTACCAAGGGTGGAACAAAACATTATGGGAGGaattctcacaaaaaaaaataaaatttgtaagCACGCCTTGTCACAAACATTACTAGCTAGCTGGCCGCCCTAAATGTGTTTATATGAAACAATTTTTGTCCTTATGAGAGATAAGATTTTTGTCCTTcctacaacaacaaaaataaaaataaaaactgtttTTTAGTGACTATTTAGAACAATATCCAACTCAATTTACTGTGCCAAGTTTTCCCACACAAATttaggtctctctctctctctctctgaggtTAGGGTTTCTGCGAGTTTTCATCCCAAACCAAACCCATGTCTTCGAAGGATGCTATGGCTGCTCGATTGGCTTCATCCCTTACTATTGCAGAACTGCAGAAGTCTGTCTCTAATGTCTTTTTACACGGATTTTTGTAGTTATTGTAATTTTATAAGATTTTATAGACCTAATTATATTGATTTCACAGAGTTATCTGTATGAATTGtctttcacacagatatccagCTTTTTAATCATTTGTGTGAGTTAAATCTATATGAGTTGCCCGTTTTGGATACAATTACCTGTATAATCTCTATGGGCACTCACCTCAGGTGGATAACAGACACTCCCCTAATTAAACTATCACTTTTCCTTTTCAACTTATTCTGCAGCAAATAATAGAGAGATGTGGTCGTGCAGGTTAGTCATAGTCGGTCAAAGGAATAAAGAGAGAAAAACTTCACCTCAGGTGGACAGCAGACACTCTCCTAATTAAACGATCACTTTTCCTTTCCAGCTGATTCTGCAGCATATAATAGAAAGAGATGTGGCCGTGCAGATTAATCACAGTCGATCGGTCAAAGGAACAAAGAGAGAAAAGGTCAAAAAACCATAaactgtttaaggatatctctatttgtgtttggcccaaactctaggttacttgacctagtggtaatagggttgaattagaaggatctagattcctattcaatgtacgattactttccttgtatgattgagattctatacattgtaatcctctatataaagaggcccctattatcaatgagaatacacagcaaattcctctcaatttcagtttctctacaatacgttatcagcacgaagcactaaccctgaaaccctaatttcgtagcccTCAAATTCCAACATCCACCGCCCCACATATTGAAGCCCTAGCCTCAAGgaacccagaaccggcggcggaaccaccggaaccaGCCGGAAGCCGCCTGAACCGGCAGCCGGAATAGGCTGAACCGCTCGGGTTAGCCTCGCTCTGCTAGCCTCGCTACCGGAAGCACCTGTGCCTGCCTTGTGCCTGCCCTCCGAAGAGCTGCCGAGAGCCCTGCGCGCACCTGCCGAGAGCCCTGCGCACCTGCCGACAGCCTTCCGCACACCTGCCTAGCAGCTGCCGAACCCCTGCCGAGAGCCCCTGCAGCAGCcctgcacagcccctgcagcAGCCCCCGCAAGCCACCGCAACTGCCCTGCACCGCCcagcctagctccggccaccacctgggttcgtgctcactccgagcttggagcttgtagagtcctccaaactcaagagtttgttgagaagaaaacgatcgaccacacacatcattgtttcgatctaatccaacccctcttggaatcaaatttcttggaagcgactacgctcagaaaattctcaatttcttggaagcgactacgctcagaaattttatatgttttcgtggtagctctttacgctccgaaactaaccctaatttcttgttctctttcaggatgagtaacctgaacaaattggactttgctccattgggaacaattggctttggatatcacaggtgggttcgtgatgtccgccaacatctcaaggccaatggaatcctggatatgattctcgagcctagccaggatgtgttaactgttgagcaagctcaagctttggaagcaaatagagcagccttagaggtaaataaggcgaaagccatcatcctaatgactcgtcatatggatgattcgctccagtacgagtgtatgaatgaagaccccagaaggttgtgggtctcactcgaagaaagatttgacaacgtccgtgactccctgcttcctgacctagaagtgagatggcatagcctccgcttctgtgatttcaagtcagttcttgactacaactcggaagcacttcgcattaaatccttaatggaattctgttgtaaagagatcacagatgcgatgttgattgagaagactctctctaccttccccgtctctgcattgatggttgctaagaactatcgaatcgatgttactgcaggacggatcacaatgtttcatgagctcattggagctatgaatgtcgctgaaaagcatgacaacgtccttgtgaagaactatagttcgagatccatggaaatagagcatattctggaatccaattatagtcgcgcccctaagagaatgtgccaagagcgaaaccctaaccttagggatacttctggacgttctggtccatataatcgctctacttgggaaggtaaccgccaatataggcgaacacggaaccgaaaaggtcaacgtggaaagagagagggaggcaacgcctctggccatgttggtggcgccaccaacactaagagccatctaaatgacgctttcaaagcgcctcaatcaatggagtttgagcaaagagatgtatgttctcaatgtggagtgtctgatcattgggcacacatttgtagagctcgtgaagaaattgtcaccacctacaaagcatattgtgaagcaagagaagctcactatgtggaacaagaagatcaagaagatgatctagaatgaagggttgaagactacaaatctggctgggatcgatagatcgccaattctgtttaagtctttatttttctaagaAATGTAATAGgaaattgccatatactttgtagtaaatgccattggtttagtttttcttcacatacgctcatccaaaatgagtgtgatgtctaggaaggttttgagataagtggtacttgagcaagctttgctccaccgacatctctctactcacctggtcatatttattttggagttaccgaaagaagtcaaacgactacctttgttttgcattagctagcatttggattagattctcctaatggttaagagacaatgatgtactccattggcttatgaataaaattccgagttcttttcattgtgactccattttgattctgagcatatgacttcgtgactacgatggctgggccatcagtattaattcaaggacatggaatagcccaagttccacttgccaaatggcaccttgattaatgtcacagaaactctctacgctcctagggcaactcgcacctatggatagccaacaaattccatgcgaaaatgcatgtagagaacggtaatgagttcctttgtaatacctctaatgattgcgaacaaaggcacatcttagagaagtttatgtgtctctctagtggactctatgtcactattcgagctattaaatccaatgaagttatgagagaagatctcttggatttagacacatattggctttgtcacgacaggataggtcatcctggtcgtgatatgatgctccgtatactaaagacttcacacgaacatccattcttcagagtgagaagaagcaagaatcgaaaattgattcctggacttagcaagatcgcaacaattgcagcatctggcgctgcagccgtcttggggcacCATAGGGctgcccaagtcccatgtgatgacgccatcaatggcgccaaccatgagcatgacgccatggttgttcctcccaatggccatgacgccatacataCTAACACTGGTGAATTACAATAAACATTCTATGCCTATGACTAAATCGTGGACTATGACCGGTCCTGAGATTGTGGAGATCTATATGATATCCAATTCTGCTTTAATACATGAATTATAATCTTAAagttacactttttttttttttatcagataaacaactcaaatgctacaactagtctttcgtgagtcgaacccacaacctcccacttacgaagaggagactatgccactagaccaaatggtactaggCTTAAAGTTACAcattatttgaaaaaaaaattctgtgtGAAAATTCTTATATGCACCGGCGTTGCAAGTGAACTAACAAATCCGGCAGATCTCAATCATTGATATTTATGGACAatctttttttaataacaaaaaaatatactttGATGTTATCTAGCCATACATTCATGACGGTGTAAGTGCACGTCATTGTACTTTTGTCATGTGGTCTTTCTCATTGTACTTTTTGTGGGGATTATACTTATCATTAAAGAAGAACCAAACCAAATTTGGTAGGTGATGATACACATGTAATCTTTTCATCACTAATGAATCTTTtcttctcccaaaaaaaaaaaaactatcctCATACTGTACTCGTGTATCGCATGTGATTGAAAATTCTCttaattattaatttgttattaaCTAGCCAAAAAAATTATGCTTAATCACCATTAGATGTAAATACAGTAgtagaaaaaattatttataaattgaattgttttgttaacaAAACTTTAAAATTCATGTCATACTGAATAGGCGCGTTAATAAGGAAAcgttatcatttttttttttggccaaacACGCATCATATAGCTAATAGATTGGCAACACTTTTTTTCGATGGAAGATTATTTTTTTGGCGGAATTTTTCGATGGAAGATTGGCAACACTTTATGGCCATTGGCCCACTTTATTCATGACTTTTTCAATGGAAAGAGAAGTCTGTGGTTTCCTGGAGAGTCGTCGCCTGGTTTCTCTCATGCGCTTCTGTGCCTATTTCCACGTTTTTTGTCGTGTGGTCTTTCTCATTGTAATTTTCGTGGGGATTATACTCACCAATAAAGGACAACCAAAGCAAATTTGGTAGGTGAGGATACAGCCTAGTGGATGTCATGATTGTCATccttaagagcaagttcacccgtagtcaataaatgtcaaggtcgagaagtcaagaattcgaccagtgaaagatactgttcactgccactggacatgggtttacacccgttgtttttcttgatcGGTCAAGACTGGTCAAAACTCCACCGAACATTACCGTTACAATTAATTcctatcaatattaattcatcCACCGTCGGATTGTTCACCTTAATTGAAACCAACGGCCCAGATTAAAGGACCGTTGGtttcaaattttctgaaaagccaATGGGTCGATGCCACCTGTCCCCTGCCGCAAAAACAatgtcgctacgcgacaaaatACGGATATGCAGAAGGTGCTGGGCCACATGGCGCTTCTCGATTGGTCCGTGGCCTCCACTCCCGCGTCTGTCTCCTTGCGTCCGCACCTGACGTCACCCACGTTCTCCACTTTGGCGAGCTGGCAGCTCCATGACCTTGGGCAAGAAAATAGTCAGAGGCTTGCCCATTTTTTTGGCCTgggtcaagaaaaggcaaagctTGGCTGGTCATGCATGGGACGGTGGAACCATAAAAATCAATTAACCGGTCAAACACATCATCATTCCCACCTTTTGCCCGGGCAAACCGATACCGCTGAACTTGCTCTAACAAGATATGAAATACAgcccagaccaaaaaaaaaaaaaagatatgaaATACAGCGAAAACTATAATACAGTTAAATGAGGATCGATCTAAACACAACCATCCATCACAGACTATATCGCTGCATCATCATGGCTATCAAGCCTAGTACCTCATTTGATGGAAACTATACTTCTCGTACATTCAACAGCTTGAGAGTAATCCAGAATCTCGGTGTTCAGAGGAAGACATTTAAACTTGTTGGTACAAACTTCATAAAAGATTACTGCACAGTTGGTCTTGAAAATAGCAACTAATTGCTTATTGTCCCAAAATAATCCTAATTGACCTATAATGTGAGCTACTACCGGCTCAAAGGTCAAGTACTTTGTCCAAGAACCCTCACCACCACCAAGGTCATCCATCAACCATATCTCCAGAGTCTCCTTCGTTGATGGATCAGGACTCCAAGGACCAGAAGTACAAAGAGCAATTGATTCTTTCCATAATCCAAGCCCACAACCATATAAACGACAATCACCTGGGAACGATATAACATAAAATGCCTCGTCCCCTATATCAAACGAAATAATGCTATCtttcatctcaccttcatcatcctcttcatcttctgaaTAGTCGCTGACAATGAAATTCTTTCGTCGGAGTTCTTCATGTCCACACCAATAAAGAATACCCTTGTGGTATACGGAAACATATGACTGGGGCCAATAGATCGTAGTTTTCGTTATTAAATTATCAATCTTGATTTCTTTCCAAGAATTTGTAAGGAGGCTGTATACTTCTACTGTGGGAGGACGAATAACAACACGCTTATGCATACCATCCATATACTCTTCCCGCCCATTAGATAAAATTCGAACAACTTTGTAATCTTTCGATTTGAGATCATAACCAAATCCCTCACCATATGAAATAGAATTCGAAGAAGGCACGGGCAAAAGCTTGAACTCCTTGATTGCTGGATTGCATAAAACAATGTATTTTCCACCATCAGTTAGACATAGTATTCCATCACAGTGAGTTGAAATATTTACACGGAAACGTTGCCAATCTACCAAACCGGCAGATACCGGACTGTGGATATCCTCGACAATAGGATCAagttcatcatcaccatcattaCAATGGGAAACATCGAATAACGACAATAAAATTCTCTTCTTGCTAGAGTTGATGTCTTCAAGGACACGACGGGTGAAAGCTATTGTAATGGAGGATGGATGTTTGTTGTTCTTGGTAATGGAGAGGTGTCTGGCTGCGAAGTCGGAGTTATTGATCAAACATTGCCAGGATTTACGGACGCACTTGAATCGCATCAGAGATTTTGGAGGGAGCCTTGACAGGATTTCCACCATAATCTCTTCGGCAAACTTGGAAAGCTCTGCCATTTTTGCATGGAATACTCTTATGCATGTATGTACCTCGTTCTCATATGCAAATGTTGCAAAGAAGCACAGACTGTAGGTACAGAAATGCGGGGTGAAAATTCGGAATCCGCGAGAATGTGAAAGAACGAACGATGTGCTATTTATAGGGGTGATGATGTTGGGTTCCCTCCTCATGCTAGAGACATCATTATTAATGATGTTTGTCTTGtaggaaataaagaaagaataaaGCTAGAGTTGGATTCTTTTAGCCCGTAGGCATGTTGCTGGCATTGAAGAAAAACAAGAGTGTTTTTCTAATGGTTCCTTTCACACTTCCTTTATTGGAGGAGACAAGAAAGATGAAAACATGCAAGCAGACagggaaaagaaaacatgcagaAAACaggggaaagaaaaagaaaaagaagaaagcatgTCGGCTTTGGAGAAAGAGctggagagagagtgtgagagaGGGGGATATATATTCCCCATATCGGCAACATAGAGAAAAGAGAGGGCAGAAGCAcaaagagagaaaggagagagcaGAAACTTTCTTTGTGAGCAACTCGGGTCTTCGTGTATAGAAGAAAAAATGAGTTGTGTGAATAGCTCTTGGGGTAGAGTAATCTTCTAGGTTGAGAGAGGGTGTACAAGGGGTATCCGATTGGATATAAGGGCTCGGGTTGGGTATAAACTTGAGTGCTCGAATTGTGTATAAATTTGAGCGGTgtaatcttgtacttgtgtaaATCTCTCATTAGTGAAGGTGAAACTTTCCGAGGACGTAGGCAAGGATATTGGccgaacctcgttaaatctTGCTGTCTTCTTGGCTTGCTTATTTCTTATTTCCATCTCTACTAGTAGTACTTGCGTGACGGGGGATTAATTTCCCAACAGATGAGTGGTTACAGGTTTCTGGCTGCTTATTGGCTTGTACTTCGTTTTGCCATGAAAAGATATATCAAGATCCTACTTGGACCTATCTTGGATTTCTACACATTTCTCGCTCTTCCTCCCCATGCATAGATGACGTATACCACaaacaataacaaaaataaaaataaaaaagtgatTTCGTCTGGTGATATtttctgtgagagagagagagagagagagagaagcgtgATAACTTTTTGTGTTGATTAATTTATGCAATTGTGCTTTTACAAATTTGGCACACAATGTAGCCGTCAAATCCTTGATTAGTGTTAAAGTTCTGATTGACATTGAAGCGTGACCAGTTGTTGCAATTGTTGTTGAAGTTTCTATTCCTCGTGTTGGTGACTCTGTTATGAAATCCATTAGTACTAGTGATGAAGCTATCATCTTGTTCTGATGCATCATTATCATCATCAATATTATCATGGCTAAAATTAAACAGTGACACTACCACTTCCTTTTTGTCAACATTCACGTCTCCAAGGACATAGCGTTGGAAAACGATGGTAGTCGACAAGGAGAGCTTATTTTGCTTCGAAACAGCTGAGAGGTGTTTGTCCACAAAGTTGAGGTTGTTGATCAAAAGTATACCATGACTTATTGACGTACTTGAGAGATCTCGGAGGCAACCTTGACCCATgcacctctcttcttcttcactacaccaaaaagttaatcacacaacgaaACGAAAATcatctgttgtgtgttttaGTAAGCTCTATTGTACAACGGTATTAGTGatattttgttgtgtgaatgtcaacaaactgataacttttttatcagaactgttgaaggatgtcgacataatgtgtgcctctacaaactagggtttagagttgtaataggaatgtgttctaggtattcaattgtaatcagattctattacctttttggtaccttgtaactccctatttaaagggctcctattatcaataataaacacaattgcattctcctacaacacgttatcagcacgacgctctaaccctagcccaaaagaaaaagaaaaaaaaaaccctaaaactatCTCTCACAAAATCTGCCGCAGTCCTCTCCTCCCTAAACCCCAGCTCGGCCAGCAGCccactgcagcccctgctgccccctGCAGCAAGTCCGCCTCCTCCAGCCTGCAGCCCTCCTGCTGCGCACCTGCCTGCTGTCAGCCCGCCTGCAGCCCTACAGACGCCTCCCTGCAGCCCGCGCTTCATACCAGCCCGCAGCTAGCACGCCCCTGCTGCTCGCCCTGCAGCCTCGCGCACCAGCCTCCTACCGCAGCTCCGCGCATCCTTCCTGCCAGCAACCATCTCGGCCCTGCCCAGTCAGCCTGCACACCTCCTGCCCACGCTTGCTACCTGCAGCCGCGCACGCCCCAGCCACCCACCTACAGattaggaagaagaagaacagaggaaagaaagaaagaagaagaagaccgaaggcaaagaaagaaaaaaaaagagaagggacccggcccaagaaaaaaaaaaggaaagaaaaaaaaagagaagaaaaggaaagggGACCCGGCCGgcccagaagaaaaaaaaaggggaagaaagaaaagaaaaaaaagagaggaaagcCCAAAGAACGAcagcccagaaaaaaaaaaacacgcctgctccaacacgcgcgtgtcctcaagccaagaacaatcacgtaagtttttGTGAATTAAAGTTGCTGTTTTCAtgtattttaaattcttttattttctgcaaattttggaatatatgaatatatgaacATGTGTGGTTTTTAGTgtttaacaaagcggaattgtggggattcacgcttaacgaactaaaagtgttcgtatgaactaagagtgttcataattaaacgaactaagagcgttcgtatgaactaagagtgttcataatgcttggactaagagcgtccgtaagcatcaaattgtgaccatattaaaaacatcattgtttggtctaatccaaaagagattcttggaaattgatttcttggtagcatagctcggaaatcttattattttagttttcgtggaagtttagctccgaaactaatatatcttctcttcttattttcaggatgtcgaatgaacctagactcgactttcccatgcttgactcaacaggctcggagtaccatagctgggtaaccgatgttgagaaccatctcacttcaaagggaatattgcccataatccaggcacctaacccggatcttgtgttcatcccaacacctgcaaaacatgctcaagcagtcatcttgatgcgacgtcatatggacaaagcactcagattggagtatatgtcgatcaaggatgcaagagagctatgggtagcgctagaagagcgctttggcaatgtccaagattccctcctccctgacttgaaggttcaatggaacaatctgcgctttgctgacttcaagtctgttactgaatataattcagaagctcttcgcatacaatccatgttgaggttttgtggaaaacctatcacagatcaagagctaattgagaagactctctccaccttccccgtttcagccattgtgatatcaaagcaatatcgtactgaagtcaatgctggacggatcacgaggtttcatcagcttatcaatatcatatctgtagctgagaaacatgataacatactcgtgagaaattataattcaaggcccattggaactaagagcgttcatgaggcgaattataatgcacccaaagaagggcgcaaggagcggaaccctaagaatgGGGGATATGAGGGACATATGggcccatataaccgccctaaccaggaaggaaaccgcaagtttggtgtggatacacgtggtggtaatgccacacgtgggagaggaggtCGTGGTATCCCTAGCCGTAATGGTGGcgccatgggtcgtggtggtggcaccaaccctcctagggaacgcccgcaacgtgcacaacgtgcacctcaattaaagggaggcaaccacaatgatgagtgtcatcgatgtggatcaattgagcattggttcaagcaatgcaaggcaagtgaGGAACTAGCTGaaagatacagggcatacagggacctgaggacgcaagaagtgtaccttgcagaagaagaagaagaagaaggtggagatgtcaatctcaccatagaggacttcaaagctgaagatgaagtgcacaaggatgtagcagactttgattagattagtccttttatttttccaagaactttTGTAATTGCAATTTGCCTTAGttaataaatgacaattgtattaactctttcttatgtggcggacccaataaaatgtgatgtctaggaaagtcattgagattattggtacttaagagagcctcgctccaccaacatctctctctactttcctggtcatatttgattggagttaccaaacggatagagtgactacaatgtgtcttagtttgattttattttggattagattttggaaactttgatgtaatcattggctattaataaagtgtcaattcttttacttaatgtcttggacataccttaattcgaactttattatataagagccaatggttttcatgtggaaacacattatgagaatggacagagttcctttgcatcacctctaatgactacggacataaacgagtcttagagaaacttatgtgtcgctctagtgggttgtatgcaaccactattcgagttattgaatccaaccatgtcatgagagacgacgtatgggattctgacacatataggctttgacatgctgatccgtgtattaaagactttacacggacatccattttcagaacgaagaaaagtaagaaccaagaattggttcgaggagctgcacatgcgcctcatggcgccatgattgtgcaaagaccggccatacatggccggcgccgcctaccccctgcggcaaatacatggcattgacgccataaactcctctctctacttctcaagtctattgtgacattatggcttaaccaaa
This region includes:
- the LOC133723895 gene encoding F-box/kelch-repeat protein At3g06240-like, coding for MVKCCKMPKEMMVHVLSRLPPKSLVRFKCVHKSWSALINNSSFVGKHLQLYNQLCSSTSIFLKRSVKSRTGTNNEEILLSFFNLRKDNGDDDDLNPIVEDFHLPPSIGILGKGPFIEVEPGESIYIVGHCEGIICLIIYTGDLVLCNPATKEFKILPESCLQDTTSEIVGFGYDPKANDFKIVNIGSCGEESYGERLVINPPKAEVYTPSTDSWRNITIDYLETETTNFWPDVFHEYFKGICYWLGHEQNKEFIDTIEQEIIRQVIVSFDMSNERFHIILLPDRFYIPSVLIKRDLHIAVWNESIVLFIFQFYGSSYEEYSFDIWVKDEYGDTRGSWTKHITIEPIVGLALPLTFWKSDEFIMVAPDGHIVSYNLHTQKYRHLPLFMASIQDILKLLFVCIV
- the LOC133722713 gene encoding F-box/kelch-repeat protein At3g23880-like is translated as MAELSKFAEEIMVEILSRLPPKSLMRFKCVRKSWQCLINNSDFAARHLSITKNNKHPSSITIAFTRRVLEDINSSKKRILLSLFDVSHCNDGDDELDPIVEDIHSPVSAGLVDWQRFRVNISTHCDGILCLTDGGKYIVLCNPAIKEFKLLPVPSSNSISYGEGFGYDLKSKDYKVVRILSNGREEYMDGMHKRVVIRPPTVEVYSLLTNSWKEIKIDNLITKTTIYWPQSYVSVYHKGILYWCGHEELRRKNFIVSDYSEDEEDDEGEMKDSIISFDIGDEAFYVISFPGDCRLYGCGLGLWKESIALCTSGPWSPDPSTKETLEIWLMDDLGGGEGSWTKYLTFEPVVAHIIGQLGLFWDNKQLVAIFKTNCAVIFYEVCTNKFKCLPLNTEILDYSQAVECTRSIVSIK